A stretch of the Elephas maximus indicus isolate mEleMax1 chromosome 3, mEleMax1 primary haplotype, whole genome shotgun sequence genome encodes the following:
- the POLRMT gene encoding DNA-directed RNA polymerase, mitochondrial isoform X2, with protein MSALSWGRGAAGLGRVLVPAGRPGLVADAGAGALGGIWGRRRSSSASPCERDRRKDWGHAELLEVLEARVRQLQAESVSEVTVKRVDVTRIPEGSGGSFQSSRKAKAGAAPELRGRWAEKLDKEKWIMQKRKQQLEVKLKAHMQKLPRERQLRPLRVEPRLQNGQLAGCLQRWARGSPDSPWEKQLAQALQETPRKLSREEAQALANREAKAQLSGQQQKLLAFLKCCLLTDHVPLAHHVLVTQHGNFRRRRQLTLAMYNTVMLGWARKGSFKELVYVFFMVKDAGLTPDLLSYAAALQCMGRLDQDAETIKRCLEQMARDRLQLQKLFSAVPMSKDEQAALLTAVRKVKPAFSPPPRPAPQVNISPLLRDVYAQGRPVSYPKLHLPLKTLEDLFQQQLRVELATTVQVQSVDKAPPLTSEVLHARETLRSLQAQWEAALCQELQEIKANLARTAHGGRPTLYPHLCLLSERQMAQMLLQVLQVLPPQGESLIHLAHELGMRTFNRYVVQRKQREHQVQALQRRYSEYLRLLACDTQVDPPRLPRQHWEMLGGPGGEPPPEQPWPLPVLLQLGKQLAEVLVRAVHMPRNLGAPAGKGAGTEPLIPVLYHVYSFRSVRQLLAAAAEPTLTFEAAEVPMLCPPLPWTSPHSGAFLLSPAKLMRAVEGTMLHQQRLEHCPPAALHGAFDALTQLGNCAWRVNGRVLDLVLELFHAHGCTRLGVPPPASDAPCPPARRPPPGTPPARLAELRREAARCLKAARELRSLRADALYRLSLAQHLRHHGAFWLPHNMDFRGRTYPCPPHLSHLGSDLARALLEFAQGCPLGPHGLDWLKLHLVNLTGLKKRESLQARLAFADQVLDEVLDSADRPMTGRKWWMEADEPWQTLACCMELARALRSPDPTSFVSHFPVHQDGSCNGLQHYAALGRDSVGAASVNLTPSDLPQDVYSGVAAQVEVFRRQDAERGVRVAQVLEGFVSRKVVKQTVMTVVYGVTRYGGRLQIEKRLRELPDFPQEFVWEASHYLVRQVFNSLQEMFSATRAIQHWLTESARLISHTGSAVEWVTPLGIPIIQPYHRISKFLIKGGIQSMTFNHSSDSSQRPNTLKQKNGFPPNFIHSLDSSHMMLTALHCYRKGLTFVSVHDCFWTHAADVPVMNQVCREQFVRLHSQPILRDLSRFLVKRFCSAPRSQNLSKNAQTRKLFETLLALPETGDFDLEQVKQSTYFFS; from the exons ATGTCGGCGCTCAGCTGGGGCCGCGGCGCGGCGGGGCTCGGGCGGGTCCTGGTGCCCGCCGGCCGCCCCGGGCTCGTGGCCGACGCAG GGGCAGGGGCCCTTGGTGGCATCTGGGGCCGCAGAAGGAGCTCGTCTGCCAGCCCTTGTGAGCGAGACCGCCGGAAGGACTGGGGCCACGCGGagctgctggaag TGCTGGAGGCACGGGTGCGGCAGCTGCAGGCTGAGTCTGTGTCAGAGGTGACGGTGAAGAGGGTGGATGTGACTCGGATCCCAGAGGGCAGTGGTGGCAGCTTCCAGTCATCCAGGAAGGCCAAGGCAGGGGCTGCCCCGGAGCTCCGTGGCCGCTGGGCAGAGAAACTGGACAAAGAGAAGTGGATTATGCAGAAGCGCAAGCAGCAGCTGGAGGTGAAGCTGAAGGCCCACATGCAGAAGTTGCCCCGGGAGAGGCAGCTGAGGCCGCTGCGTGTGGAGCCGCGGCTACAGAACGGGCAGCTGGCCGGCTGCCTGCAGCGGTGGGCGCGAGGGAGTCCTGACAGCCCTTGGGAGAAGCAGCTGGCTCAGGCCCTACAGGAGACCCCAAGGAAGCTGAGCCGTGAAGAGGCACAGGCCCTGGCCAATAGGGAGGCCAAGGCACAGCTCTCGGGCCAGCAGCAGAAGCTCCTGGCCTTCTTGAAGTGCTGCCTGCTCACAGACCATGTGCCCCTTGCCCACCACGTGCTAGTCACCCAGCATGGCAATTtccggcggcggcggcagctcaCGCTCGCCATGTACAATACTGTCATGCTTGGCTGGGCCCGCAAG GGCTCCTTCAAGGAATTGGTCTATGTGTTCTTCATGGTGAAGGATGCTGGCCTCACCCCCGATCTGCTGTCCTacgcagctgctctccagtgcaTGGGGCGGCTGGACCAGGATGCCGAAACCATCAAAAG GTGTCTGGAGCAGATGGCCCGGGACCGGCTGCAGCTGCAGAAGCTCTTCTCGGCCGTGCCCATGTCCAAGGATGAGCAGGCTGCACTCCTGACAGCTGTGCGGAAGGTCAAGCCTGCCTTCAGCCCACCGCCACGGCCTGCGCCCCAGGTCAACATTTCGCCGCTGCTCAGGGATGTCTACGCCCAG ggcAGGCCTGTGTCCTACCCGAAGCTGCACCTGCCCCTGAAGACACTGGAGGACCTCTTCCAGCAGCAGCTGCGCGTGGAGCTGGCCACCACCGTTCAGGTCCAGTCAGTGGACAAGGCCCCGCCACTGACCAGCGAGGTTCTGCATGCG CGGGAGACTCTGAGGAGCCTGCAGGCCCAGTGGGAGGCGGCGCTGTGCCAGGAGCTGCAGGAGATCAAAGCCAACCTGGCGCGCACAGCCCACGGAGGACGCCCCACGCTCTACCCGCACCTGTGCCTGCTGAGTGAGCGGCAGATGGCGCAGATGCTGCTGCAG GTGCTGCAGGTACTGCCCCCCCAGGGTGAGTCTCTGATCCACCTGGCGCATGAGCTGGGCATGCGGACCTTCAACCGGTATGTGGTGCAGCGGAAGCAGCGGGAGCACCAGGTGCAGGCGCTGCAGAGGCGCTACTCAGAGTACCTGCGCCTGCTGGCCTGCGACACCCAG GTGGACCCGCCCCGTCTGCCACGCCAGCACTGGGAGATGCTGGGGGGTCCGGGCGGCGAGCCCCCACCCGAGCAGCCGTGGCCTCTGCCGGTGCTGCTGCAGCTGGGGAAGCAGTTGGCGGAGGTGCTGGTGCGGGCTGTGCACATGCCGCGTAACCTGGGCGCACCCGCCGGGAAGGGGGCCGGGACCGAGCCGCTCATCCCGGTGCTCTACCATGTGTACTCCTTCCGCAGCGTCCGCCAG CTCCTGGCGGCGGCGGCAGAGCCCACACTGACCTTCGAGGCAGCCGAGGTGCCCATGCTGTGCCCCCCACTGCCCTGGACCTCACCACACTCGGGGGCCTTCCTGCTGAGCCCCGCCAAGCTGATGCGGGCtgtggagggcactatgctgcaCCAGCAGCGGCTTGAGCACTGCCCGCCCGCCGCGCTGCACGGTGCCTTCGACGCCCTCACCCAGCTGGGCAACTGCGCCTGGCGCGTCAACGGGCGCGTGCTCGACTTGGTGTTAGAGCTATTCCACGCACACGGCTGCACCCGCCTAGGCGTGCCGCCCCCGGCCTCCGATGCACCGTGCCCACCTGCCCGCCGTCCTCCACCCGGCACCCCGCCCGCTCGCCTGGCTGAGCTGCGGCGGGAGGCGGCGCGCTGCCTGAAGGCAGCCCGGGAGCTGCGCAGCCTGCGTGCCGACGCTCTCTACCGTCTCTCGCTGGCCCAGCACCTGCGGCACCACGGTGCCTTCTGGCTGCCCCACAACATGGACTTCCGAGGCCGCACTTACCCCTGCCCACCGCACCTCAGCCACCTGGGCAGTGACCTGGCCCGAGCCCTGCTTGAGTTCGCCCAGGGCTGCCCCCTTGGCCCCCATGGCCTGGACTGGCTCAAGCTCCACCTGGTTAACCTCACCGGCCTCAAGAAGCGCGAGTCGCTGCAGGCACGTCTGGCTTTTGCAGACCAGGTGCTGGACGAGGTCTTGGACTCAGCTGACCGGCCCATGACG GGCCGAAAGTGGTGGATGGAGGCGGACGAGCCTTGGCAGACCCTGGCCTGCTGCATGGAGCTCGCGAGGGCCCTGCGTTCCCCTGACCCCACCAGCTTTGTCTCCCACTTCCCGGTCCACCAG GATGGCTCCTGTAACGGCCTGCAGCACTATGCCGCCCTGGGCCGAGACAGCGTGGGCGCCGCCTCTGTCAACCTGACACCTTCAGACCTGCCTCAGGATGTATACAGTGGGGTAGCTGCACAG GTGGAGGTGTTCCGCAGGCAGGATGCGGAGCGGGGCGTCCGTGTGGCCCAGGTGCTCGAGGGCTTCGTGAGCCGCAAGGTGGTGAAGCAGACAGTCATGACTGTGGTGTACGGGGTCACCCGCTACGGTGGACGCCTGCAGATTGAGAAGCGCCTCCGCGAGCTGCCTGACTTCCCCCAG GAGTTCGTGTGGGAGGCTTCCCACTACCTGGTGCGGCAAGTCTTCAACAGCCTCCAGGAGATGTTCTCCGCGACCCGAGCCATCCAG CACTGGCTGACAGAAAGTGCCCGCCTCATCTCCCACACGGGCTCGGCCGTGGAGTGGGTCACACCCCTGGGCATTCCCATCATCCAGCCCTACCACCGCATCTCCAAGTTCCTG aTCAAGGGTGGGATCCAGAGTATGACCTTCAACCACAGCTCCGACAGCAGCCA GCGGCCCAACACACTGAAGCAGAAGAATGGCTTCCCACCCAACTTCATCCACTCCCTGGATTCCTCCCACATGATGTTAACAGCCCTGCACTGCTACAG GAAGGGCCTGACCTTCGTCTCTGTCCACGACTGCTTCTGGACCCATGCAGCTGATGTCCCTGTCATGAACCAG GTGTGCCGCGAGCAGTTCGTCAGGCTGCACAGCCAGCCCATCCTACGCGACCTGTCCCGGTTCCTGGTGAAGCGGTTCTGCTCTGCCCCAAG GTCTCAGAATTTGTCCAAGAACGCCCAGACTCGCAAGCTGTTCGAGACACTGCTGGCTTTGCCGGAGACAG GAGACTTCGACCTGGAGCAGGTGAAGCAGTCCACGTACTTCTTCAGCTGA
- the POLRMT gene encoding DNA-directed RNA polymerase, mitochondrial isoform X1: MSALSWGRGAAGLGRVLVPAGRPGLVADAGAGALGGIWGRRRSSSASPCERDRRKDWGHAELLEVLEARVRQLQAESVSEVTVKRVDVTRIPEGSGGSFQSSRKAKAGAAPELRGRWAEKLDKEKWIMQKRKQQLEVKLKAHMQKLPRERQLRPLRVEPRLQNGQLAGCLQRWARGSPDSPWEKQLAQALQETPRKLSREEAQALANREAKAQLSGQQQKLLAFLKCCLLTDHVPLAHHVLVTQHGNFRRRRQLTLAMYNTVMLGWARKGSFKELVYVFFMVKDAGLTPDLLSYAAALQCMGRLDQDAETIKRCLEQMARDRLQLQKLFSAVPMSKDEQAALLTAVRKVKPAFSPPPRPAPQVNISPLLRDVYAQGRPVSYPKLHLPLKTLEDLFQQQLRVELATTVQVQSVDKAPPLTSEVLHARETLRSLQAQWEAALCQELQEIKANLARTAHGGRPTLYPHLCLLSERQMAQMLLQVLQVLPPQGESLIHLAHELGMRTFNRYVVQRKQREHQVQALQRRYSEYLRLLACDTQVDPPRLPRQHWEMLGGPGGEPPPEQPWPLPVLLQLGKQLAEVLVRAVHMPRNLGAPAGKGAGTEPLIPVLYHVYSFRSVRQIGVLKPHPAFSQLLAAAAEPTLTFEAAEVPMLCPPLPWTSPHSGAFLLSPAKLMRAVEGTMLHQQRLEHCPPAALHGAFDALTQLGNCAWRVNGRVLDLVLELFHAHGCTRLGVPPPASDAPCPPARRPPPGTPPARLAELRREAARCLKAARELRSLRADALYRLSLAQHLRHHGAFWLPHNMDFRGRTYPCPPHLSHLGSDLARALLEFAQGCPLGPHGLDWLKLHLVNLTGLKKRESLQARLAFADQVLDEVLDSADRPMTGRKWWMEADEPWQTLACCMELARALRSPDPTSFVSHFPVHQDGSCNGLQHYAALGRDSVGAASVNLTPSDLPQDVYSGVAAQVEVFRRQDAERGVRVAQVLEGFVSRKVVKQTVMTVVYGVTRYGGRLQIEKRLRELPDFPQEFVWEASHYLVRQVFNSLQEMFSATRAIQHWLTESARLISHTGSAVEWVTPLGIPIIQPYHRISKFLIKGGIQSMTFNHSSDSSQRPNTLKQKNGFPPNFIHSLDSSHMMLTALHCYRKGLTFVSVHDCFWTHAADVPVMNQVCREQFVRLHSQPILRDLSRFLVKRFCSAPRSQNLSKNAQTRKLFETLLALPETGDFDLEQVKQSTYFFS, encoded by the exons ATGTCGGCGCTCAGCTGGGGCCGCGGCGCGGCGGGGCTCGGGCGGGTCCTGGTGCCCGCCGGCCGCCCCGGGCTCGTGGCCGACGCAG GGGCAGGGGCCCTTGGTGGCATCTGGGGCCGCAGAAGGAGCTCGTCTGCCAGCCCTTGTGAGCGAGACCGCCGGAAGGACTGGGGCCACGCGGagctgctggaag TGCTGGAGGCACGGGTGCGGCAGCTGCAGGCTGAGTCTGTGTCAGAGGTGACGGTGAAGAGGGTGGATGTGACTCGGATCCCAGAGGGCAGTGGTGGCAGCTTCCAGTCATCCAGGAAGGCCAAGGCAGGGGCTGCCCCGGAGCTCCGTGGCCGCTGGGCAGAGAAACTGGACAAAGAGAAGTGGATTATGCAGAAGCGCAAGCAGCAGCTGGAGGTGAAGCTGAAGGCCCACATGCAGAAGTTGCCCCGGGAGAGGCAGCTGAGGCCGCTGCGTGTGGAGCCGCGGCTACAGAACGGGCAGCTGGCCGGCTGCCTGCAGCGGTGGGCGCGAGGGAGTCCTGACAGCCCTTGGGAGAAGCAGCTGGCTCAGGCCCTACAGGAGACCCCAAGGAAGCTGAGCCGTGAAGAGGCACAGGCCCTGGCCAATAGGGAGGCCAAGGCACAGCTCTCGGGCCAGCAGCAGAAGCTCCTGGCCTTCTTGAAGTGCTGCCTGCTCACAGACCATGTGCCCCTTGCCCACCACGTGCTAGTCACCCAGCATGGCAATTtccggcggcggcggcagctcaCGCTCGCCATGTACAATACTGTCATGCTTGGCTGGGCCCGCAAG GGCTCCTTCAAGGAATTGGTCTATGTGTTCTTCATGGTGAAGGATGCTGGCCTCACCCCCGATCTGCTGTCCTacgcagctgctctccagtgcaTGGGGCGGCTGGACCAGGATGCCGAAACCATCAAAAG GTGTCTGGAGCAGATGGCCCGGGACCGGCTGCAGCTGCAGAAGCTCTTCTCGGCCGTGCCCATGTCCAAGGATGAGCAGGCTGCACTCCTGACAGCTGTGCGGAAGGTCAAGCCTGCCTTCAGCCCACCGCCACGGCCTGCGCCCCAGGTCAACATTTCGCCGCTGCTCAGGGATGTCTACGCCCAG ggcAGGCCTGTGTCCTACCCGAAGCTGCACCTGCCCCTGAAGACACTGGAGGACCTCTTCCAGCAGCAGCTGCGCGTGGAGCTGGCCACCACCGTTCAGGTCCAGTCAGTGGACAAGGCCCCGCCACTGACCAGCGAGGTTCTGCATGCG CGGGAGACTCTGAGGAGCCTGCAGGCCCAGTGGGAGGCGGCGCTGTGCCAGGAGCTGCAGGAGATCAAAGCCAACCTGGCGCGCACAGCCCACGGAGGACGCCCCACGCTCTACCCGCACCTGTGCCTGCTGAGTGAGCGGCAGATGGCGCAGATGCTGCTGCAG GTGCTGCAGGTACTGCCCCCCCAGGGTGAGTCTCTGATCCACCTGGCGCATGAGCTGGGCATGCGGACCTTCAACCGGTATGTGGTGCAGCGGAAGCAGCGGGAGCACCAGGTGCAGGCGCTGCAGAGGCGCTACTCAGAGTACCTGCGCCTGCTGGCCTGCGACACCCAG GTGGACCCGCCCCGTCTGCCACGCCAGCACTGGGAGATGCTGGGGGGTCCGGGCGGCGAGCCCCCACCCGAGCAGCCGTGGCCTCTGCCGGTGCTGCTGCAGCTGGGGAAGCAGTTGGCGGAGGTGCTGGTGCGGGCTGTGCACATGCCGCGTAACCTGGGCGCACCCGCCGGGAAGGGGGCCGGGACCGAGCCGCTCATCCCGGTGCTCTACCATGTGTACTCCTTCCGCAGCGTCCGCCAG ATTGGCGTCTTGAAGCCACATCCGGCCTTCTCGCAGCTCCTGGCGGCGGCGGCAGAGCCCACACTGACCTTCGAGGCAGCCGAGGTGCCCATGCTGTGCCCCCCACTGCCCTGGACCTCACCACACTCGGGGGCCTTCCTGCTGAGCCCCGCCAAGCTGATGCGGGCtgtggagggcactatgctgcaCCAGCAGCGGCTTGAGCACTGCCCGCCCGCCGCGCTGCACGGTGCCTTCGACGCCCTCACCCAGCTGGGCAACTGCGCCTGGCGCGTCAACGGGCGCGTGCTCGACTTGGTGTTAGAGCTATTCCACGCACACGGCTGCACCCGCCTAGGCGTGCCGCCCCCGGCCTCCGATGCACCGTGCCCACCTGCCCGCCGTCCTCCACCCGGCACCCCGCCCGCTCGCCTGGCTGAGCTGCGGCGGGAGGCGGCGCGCTGCCTGAAGGCAGCCCGGGAGCTGCGCAGCCTGCGTGCCGACGCTCTCTACCGTCTCTCGCTGGCCCAGCACCTGCGGCACCACGGTGCCTTCTGGCTGCCCCACAACATGGACTTCCGAGGCCGCACTTACCCCTGCCCACCGCACCTCAGCCACCTGGGCAGTGACCTGGCCCGAGCCCTGCTTGAGTTCGCCCAGGGCTGCCCCCTTGGCCCCCATGGCCTGGACTGGCTCAAGCTCCACCTGGTTAACCTCACCGGCCTCAAGAAGCGCGAGTCGCTGCAGGCACGTCTGGCTTTTGCAGACCAGGTGCTGGACGAGGTCTTGGACTCAGCTGACCGGCCCATGACG GGCCGAAAGTGGTGGATGGAGGCGGACGAGCCTTGGCAGACCCTGGCCTGCTGCATGGAGCTCGCGAGGGCCCTGCGTTCCCCTGACCCCACCAGCTTTGTCTCCCACTTCCCGGTCCACCAG GATGGCTCCTGTAACGGCCTGCAGCACTATGCCGCCCTGGGCCGAGACAGCGTGGGCGCCGCCTCTGTCAACCTGACACCTTCAGACCTGCCTCAGGATGTATACAGTGGGGTAGCTGCACAG GTGGAGGTGTTCCGCAGGCAGGATGCGGAGCGGGGCGTCCGTGTGGCCCAGGTGCTCGAGGGCTTCGTGAGCCGCAAGGTGGTGAAGCAGACAGTCATGACTGTGGTGTACGGGGTCACCCGCTACGGTGGACGCCTGCAGATTGAGAAGCGCCTCCGCGAGCTGCCTGACTTCCCCCAG GAGTTCGTGTGGGAGGCTTCCCACTACCTGGTGCGGCAAGTCTTCAACAGCCTCCAGGAGATGTTCTCCGCGACCCGAGCCATCCAG CACTGGCTGACAGAAAGTGCCCGCCTCATCTCCCACACGGGCTCGGCCGTGGAGTGGGTCACACCCCTGGGCATTCCCATCATCCAGCCCTACCACCGCATCTCCAAGTTCCTG aTCAAGGGTGGGATCCAGAGTATGACCTTCAACCACAGCTCCGACAGCAGCCA GCGGCCCAACACACTGAAGCAGAAGAATGGCTTCCCACCCAACTTCATCCACTCCCTGGATTCCTCCCACATGATGTTAACAGCCCTGCACTGCTACAG GAAGGGCCTGACCTTCGTCTCTGTCCACGACTGCTTCTGGACCCATGCAGCTGATGTCCCTGTCATGAACCAG GTGTGCCGCGAGCAGTTCGTCAGGCTGCACAGCCAGCCCATCCTACGCGACCTGTCCCGGTTCCTGGTGAAGCGGTTCTGCTCTGCCCCAAG GTCTCAGAATTTGTCCAAGAACGCCCAGACTCGCAAGCTGTTCGAGACACTGCTGGCTTTGCCGGAGACAG GAGACTTCGACCTGGAGCAGGTGAAGCAGTCCACGTACTTCTTCAGCTGA